In a single window of the Aminomonas paucivorans DSM 12260 genome:
- a CDS encoding RluA family pseudouridine synthase, whose product MCCLTEPEDRFPDGELPETNVEEAQEDLPLQGEGPCVFSVSPSYQDHRLDYFLSRELGTSRAFSTKLIRDGQVSVSWCPRVKPSMKVLPGGSVTAVVPPPEELDLVPEDVPFRVVYEDADLIVVDKPAGLVVHPAPGHWRGTLVHGLLFRYPDMEALNGVRRPGIVHRLDATTSGLLVVARNGLAMEELVRCFKQRTLRKEYLALAHGRPQLPEGEIRLPIGRDPKNRKRMTILEGGRDSLTRYRTLWTRGRISLLLCQLCTGRTHQIRVHLKALGCPLVGDRVYAPGRETPFHPDRVFLHAWKLGFSHPRTGEPLLFRSPLPPDLLEALEALFPRTSAPPEGS is encoded by the coding sequence ATGTGCTGTCTCACGGAGCCTGAGGATCGTTTCCCGGACGGGGAACTCCCTGAAACGAACGTCGAGGAGGCGCAGGAGGACCTTCCCCTCCAGGGGGAGGGGCCCTGCGTCTTTTCCGTTTCCCCCAGCTACCAGGACCATCGGCTGGATTACTTCCTCTCCCGTGAACTGGGGACCAGTCGAGCCTTTTCGACGAAGCTGATCCGGGATGGACAGGTCTCCGTTTCCTGGTGTCCCCGGGTCAAGCCCTCCATGAAGGTCCTGCCCGGAGGGAGCGTCACCGCCGTGGTCCCTCCTCCGGAGGAGTTGGACCTCGTTCCGGAGGACGTCCCCTTCCGGGTGGTGTATGAAGACGCGGATCTGATTGTGGTGGACAAACCGGCAGGACTGGTGGTCCACCCCGCGCCCGGGCACTGGCGGGGAACCCTGGTGCACGGGCTTCTGTTCCGCTACCCGGACATGGAGGCCCTCAACGGGGTCCGACGTCCCGGCATCGTCCATCGCCTGGACGCCACGACCTCGGGCCTCCTGGTGGTGGCCCGAAACGGCCTGGCCATGGAGGAACTGGTGCGCTGCTTCAAGCAGCGCACGCTGCGGAAGGAATACCTGGCCCTGGCCCACGGTCGCCCCCAACTGCCGGAGGGGGAGATCCGTCTGCCCATCGGACGGGATCCCAAAAACCGCAAGCGCATGACCATTCTGGAAGGGGGGAGGGACTCCCTCACCCGGTACCGGACCCTCTGGACCCGAGGAAGGATCAGCTTGCTGCTCTGCCAGCTTTGTACCGGGAGGACCCACCAGATCCGGGTGCACCTCAAGGCCCTGGGGTGCCCCCTGGTGGGGGATCGGGTCTACGCCCCGGGGCGGGAAACCCCCTTCCATCCGGACCGGGTGTTTCTGCACGCCTGGAAACTGGGGTTCTCCCATCCCCGAACGGGAGAACCCCTACTCTTCAGATCCCCTCTCCCGCCGGACCTCCTTGAAGCTCTCGAAGCACTGTTTCCCAGGACTTCGGCTCCACCAGAAGGCTCTTGA